Proteins co-encoded in one Rattus rattus isolate New Zealand chromosome 5, Rrattus_CSIRO_v1, whole genome shotgun sequence genomic window:
- the LOC116900739 gene encoding brain protein I3 — protein MDHKPLLQERPPAYNLEAGQGDYACGPHGYGAIPTAPPPPPYPYLVTGIPTSHPRVYNIHSRAVTRYPANSIVVVGGCPVCRVGVLEYCFTCLGIFLAIVLFPFGFLCCFALRKRRCPNCGAVFT, from the coding sequence ATGGACCACAAGCCCCTGTTGCAGGAGCGCCCGCCCGCCTACAACCTGGAGGCCGGCCAGGGCGACTACGCGTGCGGCCCGCACGGCTACGGGGCCATTCCCACCGCGCCCCCGCCGCCGCCCTACCCCTACCTCGTCACAGGGATCCCCACCAGCCATCCCCGGGTCTATAACATCCACAGTCGAGCGGTCACCCGGTATCCTGCCAACTCCATCGTCGTGGTCGGAGGCTGCCCGGTCTGCAGGGTTGGTGTCCTGGAATACTGCTTCACCTGCCTGGGCATCTTCTTGGCCATCGTCCTGTTTCCTTTCGGGTTCCTCTGCTGCTTCGCGCTGAGGAAGCGAAGGTGCCCCAACTGTGGAGCGGTCTTCACCTAA
- the LOC116901063 gene encoding zinc finger protein 431-like, translated as MAAVAATALVPPADSYASDPRNENAPRKPVLSGLVLGLEGYDTPLALGTDRDQDVLTYDDVHVNFTQEEWALLNPSQKSLYHGVMLETYRNLSTIGYIWEDNTTEEYCKSSRGHGR; from the exons ATGGCGGCGGTAGCAGCGACGGCG CTTGTTCCTCCTGCAGACTCATATGCCTCTGATCCTAGGAATGAGAATGCTCCTAGGAAACCAGTACTCTCTGGCCttgttttgggtctggagggctatGACACACCCTTAGCACTGGGCACAGATAGAGATCAG GATGTACTGACCTATGATgatgtgcatgtgaacttcaCTCAGGAAGAGTGGGCATTGCTGAATCCTTCTCAGAAGAGTCTCTACCATGGTGTAATGCTGGAGACCTATAGGAATCTCAGCACTATAG GCTACATTTGGGAAGACAATACTACTGAAGAATATTGTAAAAGTTCTAGAGGACATGGAAGGTAA